The following coding sequences are from one Seonamhaeicola sp. ML3 window:
- a CDS encoding stage II sporulation protein M → MREVAFIKQNKEKWLNFEKAIFGKTLKNPDELASLYIHLVNDLSYAQTYYPKSKTIIYLNNLAAKAFQKIYKTKREDTNRVVHFWKNEVPLIVYQYRRYVLYSFIIFFSFVAIGALSAAFDDSFVRLILGDYYVNMTLENIEKGDPVAVYKKGSNWGSAFGITLNNLYVGIKCFIFGVFGGLGTGLVMLYNGIMLGSFQYFFYQEGVLWESVRGIWIHGSMEIFAIVIEGAAGLILGASILFPKTYSRMTSFKIGVKDGVKILISTFPFTIAAGILEGYVTRFSNVMPNWLSVGIILTTLSIISYYYLIYPFILNKKLKKKHAVI, encoded by the coding sequence ATGAGAGAAGTTGCCTTTATTAAGCAAAACAAGGAAAAATGGCTCAACTTTGAAAAAGCTATTTTTGGAAAAACCCTAAAAAACCCAGACGAGCTTGCTTCACTTTACATTCATTTGGTAAACGACTTATCTTATGCTCAAACTTACTATCCCAAAAGTAAAACCATAATATACCTTAATAACCTAGCAGCTAAAGCGTTTCAAAAAATCTATAAAACCAAACGCGAGGATACTAATAGGGTCGTTCACTTTTGGAAGAATGAAGTCCCACTAATTGTTTACCAATACAGACGATACGTATTATACTCTTTCATTATTTTCTTCAGTTTTGTAGCCATAGGAGCACTATCTGCAGCTTTTGATGACTCTTTCGTTAGATTAATTCTGGGTGACTATTATGTAAACATGACCCTTGAGAATATTGAAAAAGGGGACCCTGTAGCTGTTTACAAAAAAGGAAGTAACTGGGGAAGTGCCTTTGGAATTACCTTAAACAATCTTTATGTTGGAATAAAGTGCTTCATATTTGGCGTTTTTGGCGGCTTAGGCACAGGGCTTGTTATGCTTTACAATGGTATTATGCTGGGATCTTTTCAATATTTCTTTTATCAAGAAGGGGTTCTTTGGGAAAGTGTTAGAGGGATTTGGATTCATGGTTCTATGGAAATTTTCGCCATAGTCATAGAAGGTGCCGCTGGGTTAATTCTTGGTGCAAGTATATTATTCCCAAAGACATACTCAAGGATGACCTCATTTAAAATAGGGGTTAAAGATGGGGTTAAAATATTAATTAGCACCTTCCCTTTTACCATTGCCGCAGGTATTTTAGAAGGTTATGTTACAAGGTTTTCTAACGTTATGCCCAATTGGCTATCTGTTGGCATTATATTAACTACACTAAGTATAATATCTTACTACTACTTGATTTACCCATTTATTCTAAATAAAAAACTAAAAAAGAAACATGCAGTTATATAG
- a CDS encoding RDD family protein: MVELQINTTQNVNINFTAASIGERILAYLVDWLIKIAYIIVVYQITFNLFKIDDAIRDLDTWSQITIILVFYLPVIFYSLIFETLLDGQTIGKRILRIQVVKIDGYQASLADFVVRWFFRIVDMNIMSGLVAIVAIVFSNRNQRLGDMTAGTSVIALKNKVNISHTILEDLKEDYVPTYPNVIKLSDNDARIIKETFTKAKEKRDYPTLIKLRKKLIEVVEIKEVKQKTDMEFIDVILKDYNYYTQNM, translated from the coding sequence ATGGTAGAATTACAGATAAATACCACTCAAAACGTAAACATTAATTTTACTGCAGCCAGTATAGGTGAACGTATTTTGGCATATTTGGTTGATTGGTTAATCAAAATAGCCTATATCATTGTAGTCTATCAAATTACCTTTAATCTTTTTAAGATAGATGATGCCATAAGAGATTTAGATACGTGGTCACAAATAACAATTATTTTGGTTTTTTATCTACCGGTTATATTTTATTCTTTAATATTTGAAACCCTTTTAGATGGGCAGACTATTGGAAAGCGTATTCTAAGAATTCAAGTGGTTAAGATTGATGGCTATCAAGCCTCTTTGGCAGATTTTGTAGTGCGATGGTTTTTTAGAATTGTAGACATGAATATTATGAGTGGACTTGTTGCTATTGTAGCGATTGTTTTTAGTAACAGAAATCAGCGGTTGGGCGACATGACTGCAGGTACTTCGGTTATAGCTCTTAAAAATAAGGTGAATATTAGCCATACCATATTGGAGGATTTAAAAGAGGATTACGTACCCACCTATCCCAATGTTATTAAATTATCCGATAATGATGCCAGAATTATAAAAGAAACATTCACTAAAGCTAAAGAAAAAAGAGACTATCCTACACTTATTAAACTAAGAAAAAAGCTGATAGAAGTTGTTGAAATAAAAGAGGTGAAACAAAAGACCGATATGGAGTTTATAGATGTTATTTTAAAAGATTATAACTACTATACTCAGAACATGTAG
- a CDS encoding peptidylprolyl isomerase has translation MRYILLTALFVIFLNCEDKQTKKKTTVETTQAKTEKKTKKKEVSEEPEREFPKLDSKSAMEFFLKYNEEHKENKVRIFTDFGNIDILLFEETRFHRSNFIFLTKQKYFDGTQFYRVVPNFIIQGGNGDDKYTSKKRAHIGRYLLPPDTKRGFKHHRGVISMPSSEIKNPHKLASPYEFFIVQQKEGAHHLDGDFTIFGKVIKGMEVVDKISNVETDDGEWPMRNVYIRKVEIID, from the coding sequence ATGCGCTACATATTACTTACTGCTCTCTTTGTGATTTTTTTGAACTGTGAAGATAAACAAACTAAAAAGAAAACCACAGTAGAAACCACTCAAGCAAAAACCGAAAAAAAGACAAAAAAAAAGGAGGTTTCAGAAGAACCCGAAAGAGAATTTCCGAAGCTAGACTCCAAAAGTGCCATGGAGTTCTTTTTAAAATACAACGAAGAACACAAAGAAAATAAGGTTAGAATTTTCACAGATTTTGGAAACATAGATATCTTATTATTTGAAGAAACCCGCTTTCATCGCTCCAACTTTATTTTTCTAACCAAACAAAAGTATTTTGATGGTACGCAGTTTTACAGGGTTGTGCCCAATTTCATAATTCAAGGTGGTAATGGTGACGATAAATACACTTCTAAAAAACGAGCACACATAGGAAGATATCTTTTACCTCCAGATACCAAAAGAGGTTTTAAACATCACCGTGGCGTTATTTCCATGCCTAGCAGTGAAATAAAAAATCCACATAAACTGGCTTCACCTTATGAGTTTTTCATTGTGCAACAAAAAGAAGGTGCTCATCATTTGGATGGTGATTTCACCATTTTTGGAAAAGTAATAAAGGGTATGGAAGTCGTTGATAAAATCTCCAACGTAGAAACCGACGATGGTGAATGGCCAATGAGAAACGTTTATATAAGAAAGGTTGAAATTATTGATTAA